In Archocentrus centrarchus isolate MPI-CPG fArcCen1 chromosome 21, fArcCen1, whole genome shotgun sequence, the following are encoded in one genomic region:
- the morc3a gene encoding MORC family CW-type zinc finger protein 3a: MAAQTDHGVPLSTLSPKFLHSNSTSHTWPFSAIAELIDNAYDPDVSAKQFWIDKTVVKGKECLSFMDNGNGLDNETMHKMLSFGYSDKIAMNGQEPIGIYGNGFKSGSMRLGKDAVVFSKSKRTSCVGMLSQTYLEMIGANQIIVPIVSFEVRNTNKFSVREDQKASLQAILQFSPFTTQEELLAEIDAISLPGSTENTGTRIIIWNLRSTGTGTTEFDFETDRYDIRIPSDVYNTVNDINQGPDKVTSHIPESVYSLRAFCSILYLKPRMQVIIRGQKVKSQLIAKSLAWISKDHYKPNFLNKRIPITFGYNTKSKDQCGIMMYHKNRLIKAYERVGCQLKANNSGVGVIGVIECNFLDPTHNKQSFLENDKYRKTINNLGIKLEEYYKEIRYRKKKENPNSTILPEDIKKRPDQNWVQCDKCLRWRKLPDGYDVNKLPDKWFCQMNPDPQFRSCQVPEEPEDSDDDQPSYRKTYKQQEREEKMKQEKKRQKDRSHEEQLRLSKLAEQNEALRRQQKDLERQLRQTTAQSPSTPTTLRSWSLQGGAARPESSPQTSSTISQAACSPSSNDGLPVITSVCSLSAGSLSEVPLRRKRTEPVILQKTPKKPRLNGFHRSTTEVGSSVDVTPRRSPSVNVDSNDDDETDDDIVILETASTPKPKKTLFVSGVKREEEEQSENSVSMLLECSDDAAVDVPSETNAAGASSAVSAAVETSSTPLPHPELSSATTQTEIPKLKQEDESQNQDDNNNINNNDKSGEEQSSDMNACNVQQRVFKQESSGDAQVENQGQHTLQNGVNHDPESEENPGPSCSNAGDSKYFPLTYPTISEAQKQQDQLLELMQETAQERDSLKEQVQKLTSQLKDLEKELQEMAQVSIKKECSHQASQTEETGGQKDYKSLFEKAKQKINELIKDKVALIAVSETKANLSADQNVESDVDEIALQVDALVRKLDQRTTEKNELRSRLDLVEEENANLAAQCEELRLSLEHQRENAPSHQTTSDSVQTHPVEEGGVADSGAHSSSDASRSLMELRQNVGRLLLSYVPALDLAQVNYECNVIDEILEQVLSNMDSDTLVGVMSEASNN, from the exons ATGGCGGCGCAGACTGACCACGGTGTTCCGCTAAGCACG CTTTCGCCCAAGTTTCTTCATAGCAACTCCACCAGCCACACCTGGCCCTTCAGCGCAATAGCTGAACTGATTG ACAATGCCTACGACCCAGATGTCAGTGCAAAACAGTTTTGGATTGATAAAACTGTGGTCAAAGGAAAAGAATGCCTCAGCTTTATGGATAATGGAAATGGACTGGACAATGAAACGATGCATAAGATGCTCAG CTTTGGCTACAGTGACAAAATTGCTATGAATGGTCAAGAGCCAATTGGAATCTATGGCAATGGCTTCAAGTCTGGCTCCATGCGTCTTGGCAAAGATGCTGTTGTCTTCTCCAAGTCGAAGAGGACCTCATGTGTGGGGATGCTCTCTCAGACCTACCTGGAAATGATTGGTGCCAACCAAATAATTGTACCTATTGTTTCCTTTGAAGTGCGGAACACAAACAAGT TCTCTGTAAGAGAGGACCAGAAAGCCAGTCTGCAGGCCATTCTGCAGTTTTCCCCTTTCACGACTCAAGAAGAACTGCTCGCAGAAATTGATGCAATCAGTTTACCGGGATCCACAGAGAATACTGGCACACGGATCATCATCTGGAATCTCCGCAG tacTGGAACTGGAACAACAGAGTTTGATTTTGAGACGGATCGTTATGATATCCGAATTCCATCAGATGTTTACAACACAGTGAATGACATTAATCAAGGTCCAGACAAGGTCACATCACACATCCCAGAAAGTGTGTACTCGCTTCGG GCATTTTGCAGCATTCTTTACCTAAAGCCTCGGATGCAGGTCATAATTCGTGGTCAAAAGGTGAAATCTCAGCTCATTGCCAAGAGCCTGGCCTGGATCAGTAAGGACCACTATAAGCCTAACTTCCTG aatAAAAGAATTCCTATTACTTTTGGGTATAACACCAAAAGTAAAGACCAGTGTGGTATAATGATGTATCACAAGAACCGGCTCATTAAAGCCTACGAACGTGTTGGCTGTCAGCTTAAG GCTAACAACAGCGGTGTTGGAGTCATTGGGGTCATAGAATGTAACTTTTTGGATCctactcacaacaaacagagtTTTCTTGAGAACGATAAGTACAG GAAAACCATTAATAATTTGGGGATCAAACTGGAGGAGTACTATAAAGAAATACgctacagaaagaagaaagaaaatccaAATAGCACAATACTACCGGAAGATATCAA GAAGCGACCAGATCAAAACTGGGTGCAGTGCGACAAATGTCTGCGGTGGCGTAAACTTCCTGATGGCTATGATGTCAACAAGCTGCCAGATAAATGGTTCTGCCAAATGAACCCTGATCCTCAGTTCAG GAGTTGCCAGGTGCCTGAGGAACCCGAGGACTCTGATGATGACCAGCCTTCGTACCGCAAGACCTACAAACAGCA ggagagagaggaaaagatgaaacaagaaaagaaaagacagaag GATCGAAGCCATGAAGAACAGCTGCGTCTGTCTAAACTTGCTGAACAAAATGAGGCTCTCAGGCGGCAGCAGAAAGACCTGGAACGGCAGCTGCGTCAAACA ACTGCCCAATCCCCTTCCACTCCCACTACTCTGAGGAGTTGGTCATTACAGGGGGGTGCTGCGAGGCCTGAATCCTCTCCGCAGACGTCTTCCACCATTTCTCAAGCTG CCTGCAGCCCCTCCAGTAATGATGGCCTTCCAGTTATTACTAGTGTATGCTCATTGTCAGCAGGCTCGCTGTCAGAGGTCCCTCTGAG aagaaaaagaacagagCCTGTTATTCTacagaaaacaccaaaaaaacctCGATTAAATGGCTTCCATAGGAGCACCACAGAAGTAGGCTCATCAGTAGACGTGACCCCACGGAGATCCCCGTCTGTGAATGTCGAtagtaatgatgatgatgaaaccGATGATGACATCGTCATCTTGGAGACTGCTAGTACCCCCAAGCCAAAAAAGACCCTCTTTGTGAGTGGAGTGAAGAGggaagaggaagagcaaagtGAAAATAGTGTCAGCATGCTGTTGGAGTGTAGCGATGATGCTGCTGTGGATGTCCCCTCAGAGACAAATGCTGCAGGAGCAAGCTCTgcagtgtctgcagctgtggaaaCTAGTTCCACTCCATTGCCCCACCCAGAACTGTCAAGTGCCACTACCCAGACAGAAATACCTAAGTTGAAGCAGGAAGATGAGAGCCAAAATCaagatgataataataatattaataataatgacaagAGTGGAGAAGAACAGAGTTCTGATATGAATGCCTGCAACGTTCAGCAAAGAGTGTTTAAGCAAGAGAGCAGCGGAGATGCTCAGGTTGAGAATCAAGGACAGCACACCTTGCAGAATGGTGTGAACCACGATCCTGAAAGTGAAGAAAATCCAGGACCCTCCTGTTCAAACGCTGGTGACAGCAAATACTTTCCACTTACCTACCCCACCATTTCTGAGGCTCAGAAACAACAAGACCAACTGCTTGAGCTTATGCAAGAGACTGCTCAGGAGAGGGACTCTTTAAAAGAACAGGTCCAGAAACTTACTTCACAACTGAAAGACTTGGAGAAAGAACTGCAGGAGATGGCACAGGTCAGCATAAAGAAAGAGTGTTCTCACCAAGCCAGCCAGACAGAAGAAACAGGAGGGCAGAAGGACTACAAAAGTCTGTTCGAGAAGGCCAAGCAGAAAATCAATGAATTGATTAAAGACAAAGTGGCTTTAATAGCAGTCTCTGAGACCAAGGCCAATCTCAGTGCTGACCAAAATGTGGAAAGTGATGTCGATGAGATTGCTCTGCAAGTCGACGCTCTAGTGCGGAAACTGGATCAAAGAACGACGGAGAAAAATGAGCTGCGCTCACGG CTGGAccttgtggaggaggaaaatGCAAACCTGGCAGCCCAATGCGAAGAGCTCAGGTTAAGCTTAGAGCATCAGAGGGAAAATGCGCCAAGTCATCAGACAACCAGTGATTCTGTTCAAACACATCCAGTGGAGGAAGGAGGGGTGGCAGATTCTGGCGCACATTCAAGCTCAGATGCATCCAGAAG TTTGATGGAGCTTCGGCAGAACGTCGGCCGCCTTCTTCTCTCCTACGTGCCTGCGCTGGACCTGGCACAAGTGAATTATGAGTGCAATGTCATTGATGAGATCCTGGAACAGGTGCTCTCCAATATGGATTCTGACACACTTGTAGGGGTGATGTCTGAGGCaagcaataattaa